A single genomic interval of Agarivorans aestuarii harbors:
- a CDS encoding TetR/AcrR family transcriptional regulator, which yields MNTKTRKAQEIANREELLLDIALELMAETGFAGLTMDKITQRSQYSKGTVYNHFACKEDVLCALCCRSMRLQIELYQRINDFAGSTREKMIAMAYGYRLFNRLYPTLSMVVLSMKTPNIMEKTSSIRSTSVSEHENKIVGIAVKLIEEAVALGEIPASQNVDANAATFAAWSMAFGTNALSSAVVNKSSKFCSAGFDSQFALLYNINLLCDGLNWQPLSQQQDYLATWQRIGQELYADELAILEKNETLY from the coding sequence ATGAATACCAAAACCAGAAAAGCCCAAGAAATTGCCAACCGCGAAGAGCTGCTGCTAGATATAGCACTGGAGCTGATGGCTGAAACCGGCTTTGCTGGCCTTACGATGGATAAGATTACCCAGCGTTCGCAGTATTCAAAAGGCACTGTGTATAACCACTTTGCCTGTAAAGAAGATGTATTGTGTGCCTTGTGCTGTCGCTCTATGCGATTACAAATAGAGCTATACCAACGGATTAATGATTTTGCTGGTAGCACTCGAGAGAAGATGATTGCAATGGCCTATGGCTACCGTTTGTTTAATCGTCTTTACCCCACTCTGTCGATGGTAGTGTTAAGCATGAAAACACCTAACATCATGGAGAAAACCTCGAGTATTCGCAGTACCAGCGTAAGTGAACACGAAAACAAAATTGTCGGTATTGCGGTTAAGTTAATTGAAGAAGCAGTAGCTTTAGGTGAAATACCAGCCAGCCAAAATGTAGATGCCAATGCTGCTACATTTGCCGCTTGGTCGATGGCCTTTGGTACTAATGCTTTGAGCAGCGCGGTGGTAAATAAATCCAGCAAGTTTTGCTCTGCTGGTTTCGACAGCCAATTCGCCCTGCTTTATAACATTAACTTATTGTGCGACGGGCTAAATTGGCAACCGCTGTCACAACAGCAAGACTACCTAGCAACATGGCAGCGAATAGGCCAAGAGCTTTACGCTGACGAACTGGCAATACTAGAGAAAAACGAAACACTGTACTAA
- the sstT gene encoding serine/threonine transporter SstT, translating to MKQQSNNSILRFITQGSLVLQILIGIIAGSILAVLAPSAATSIGMLGSLFVGALKAVAPVLVFVLVAASVASHKRGQNTQLRPIIYLYLFGTFAASLTAVAMSFMFPTELVLVSTETSANPPQGIGEVLHTLLFKIVDNPISAIMNGNYIGILAWAIGLGIAMHSASDTTKTLFNDVAAGVSSIVRFVIRLAPIGIFGLVANTIAQTGFSVLLGYSQLLLVLIGSMLLIALVMNPLLVFYKIRKNPYPLVFKCLRESGVTAFFTRSSAANIPVNMDLAQRLKLDEDTYSVSIPLGATINMAGAAITITVLSLAAVHTLGIQVDFATALLLSVVAAVSACGASGVAGGSLLLIPLACSLFGVSNDVAMQVVAVGFIIGVLQDSAETALNSSTDVLFTAACCKAAEEKA from the coding sequence ATGAAACAACAATCAAACAACAGCATATTACGATTTATTACCCAGGGCAGTTTAGTGCTGCAGATCCTTATCGGTATTATCGCCGGTAGCATTTTAGCCGTTTTAGCACCTAGTGCGGCTACGTCTATTGGCATGTTAGGTAGCCTTTTTGTTGGCGCTTTAAAAGCCGTAGCGCCGGTATTGGTTTTTGTGTTGGTAGCGGCCTCAGTAGCTAGCCATAAACGAGGCCAAAATACTCAGCTTCGTCCGATTATCTATTTATATTTATTTGGTACTTTTGCCGCGTCGTTAACGGCGGTAGCCATGAGCTTTATGTTCCCTACCGAGTTAGTGCTAGTGAGCACCGAAACCTCGGCTAATCCTCCGCAAGGCATTGGCGAGGTATTACACACCTTACTATTTAAAATTGTCGATAACCCAATTAGCGCCATTATGAATGGCAACTACATTGGCATTTTAGCGTGGGCAATTGGTTTAGGTATTGCCATGCATAGCGCATCGGACACTACCAAAACCTTGTTTAATGACGTGGCTGCGGGTGTATCAAGCATTGTGCGTTTTGTTATTCGCTTAGCGCCAATTGGTATTTTTGGCTTGGTGGCAAACACTATTGCGCAAACCGGCTTCTCGGTATTGCTAGGCTATAGCCAACTATTGTTGGTATTAATTGGCTCTATGTTGCTGATTGCCCTAGTGATGAATCCGCTATTGGTATTTTATAAGATCCGCAAAAACCCATACCCATTAGTATTTAAGTGTTTACGTGAAAGTGGCGTAACTGCCTTCTTCACCCGTAGCTCTGCTGCGAACATTCCAGTAAACATGGATTTAGCTCAGCGCTTAAAGCTAGATGAGGATACTTACTCGGTGTCTATCCCACTAGGTGCCACTATTAACATGGCCGGTGCTGCAATTACCATTACCGTGTTATCGCTAGCGGCAGTGCATACCTTGGGTATTCAAGTAGATTTTGCTACTGCCTTGTTACTGAGCGTAGTGGCAGCGGTGTCTGCTTGTGGTGCCTCGGGTGTTGCTGGTGGATCGTTATTGCTTATTCCATTAGCGTGTAGCTTATTTGGTGTGTCTAACGATGTGGCCATGCAAGTGGTTGCAGTAGGCTTTATTATCGGCGTATTGCAAGACTCTGCCGAAACCGCGCTAAACAGCTCTACCGATGTATTGTTTACGGCTGCTTGTTGTAAGGCTGCTGAAGAAAAAGCTTAA